The following proteins are encoded in a genomic region of Tachysurus fulvidraco isolate hzauxx_2018 chromosome 22, HZAU_PFXX_2.0, whole genome shotgun sequence:
- the fcer1gl gene encoding Fc receptor, IgE, high affinity I, gamma polypeptide like, with protein sequence MYGSVILILVLLNIGAAEAVGNLCYILDGILIIYGIVLTILYCRLRLRSGNNVTNEEKPEGIYQGLAHKNQETYETLGIKKKPLP encoded by the exons ATGTACGGATCAGTGATATTGATCCTCGTGCTCCTGAATATTGGAGCTGCCG AGGCCGTGGGTAATTTATGTTATATCCTTGATGGGATTTTGATTATCTATGGCATTGTGCTGACGATCCTCTACTGCAGATTGAGG CTGCGGTCAGGAAATAATGTG acAAATGAAGAGAAACCAGAAGGCATCTACCAG ggTTTGGCACATAAAAATCAGGAAACCTATGAGACGCTCGGCATAAAGAAGAAACCTTTGccataa
- the LOC113645184 gene encoding UPF0676 protein C1494.01-like isoform X2, producing MTMAFVPVVDFEVYKLGTSDVTDENLQELCEEIRKAFTDVGFVFLKNTGIEQKEVDHVMDISKKFFLLPEEEKRPYSRGNYTNNGNHEWVSSERESLNPERPGDLKEAFNTTSLKADIVLNKNKEFISVPSIPGTVLINIADLMQRWTSDVFVSALHRVLLPPENDSSTRQALAFFVQPDNDAIIKCCDGSDKYPPVNSLDYLLSRFNLTYGKN from the exons at GACAATGGCATTTGTACCTGTGGTTGACTTTGAAGTCTACAAACTTGGTACCAGCGACGTCACTGACGAGAACTTGCAAGAGTTATGCGAAGAAATTCGAAAGGCCTTCACTGATGTGGGGTTTGTGTTTCTCAAAAACACTGGAATAGAGCAGAAAGAG GTGGATCATGTCATGGACATTTCTAAGAAGTTCTTCCTTCTTCCTGAAGAGGAGAAAAGACCCTACAGTAGGGGCAATTACACAAATAATGGCAATCACGAATGGGTGTCCTCCGAAAGAGAAAG TTTAAATCCTGAACGTCCAGGAGACTTGAAGGAGGCCTTTAATACTACATCTCTGAAGGCTGATATA GTATTAAACAAGAATAAGGAGTTTATCTCAGTCCCAAGCATCCCTGGAACAGTGCTGATCAACATCGCAGACCTGATGCAGAGGTGGACCAGTGACGTCTTTGTATCTGCT TTGCACAGAGTTCTACTACCCCCTGAGAATGACTCAAGCACAAGGCAGGCGTTGGCGTTCTTCGTGCAGCCGGATAACGATGCCATCATTAAGTGTTGTGATGGCTCAGACAAATATCCTCCTGTGAACTCACTGGATTATCTGCTGTCAAGATTCAACCTCACTTATGGCAAGAATTAG
- the LOC113645184 gene encoding UPF0676 protein C1494.01-like isoform X3, producing MAFVPVVDFEVYKLGTSDVTDENLQELCEEIRKAFTDVGFVFLKNTGIEQKEVDHVMDISKKFFLLPEEEKRPYSRGNYTNNGNHEWVSSERESLNPERPGDLKEAFNTTSLKADIVLNKNKEFISVPSIPGTVLINIADLMQRWTSDVFVSALHRVLLPPENDSSTRQALAFFVQPDNDAIIKCCDGSDKYPPVNSLDYLLSRFNLTYGKN from the exons ATGGCATTTGTACCTGTGGTTGACTTTGAAGTCTACAAACTTGGTACCAGCGACGTCACTGACGAGAACTTGCAAGAGTTATGCGAAGAAATTCGAAAGGCCTTCACTGATGTGGGGTTTGTGTTTCTCAAAAACACTGGAATAGAGCAGAAAGAG GTGGATCATGTCATGGACATTTCTAAGAAGTTCTTCCTTCTTCCTGAAGAGGAGAAAAGACCCTACAGTAGGGGCAATTACACAAATAATGGCAATCACGAATGGGTGTCCTCCGAAAGAGAAAG TTTAAATCCTGAACGTCCAGGAGACTTGAAGGAGGCCTTTAATACTACATCTCTGAAGGCTGATATA GTATTAAACAAGAATAAGGAGTTTATCTCAGTCCCAAGCATCCCTGGAACAGTGCTGATCAACATCGCAGACCTGATGCAGAGGTGGACCAGTGACGTCTTTGTATCTGCT TTGCACAGAGTTCTACTACCCCCTGAGAATGACTCAAGCACAAGGCAGGCGTTGGCGTTCTTCGTGCAGCCGGATAACGATGCCATCATTAAGTGTTGTGATGGCTCAGACAAATATCCTCCTGTGAACTCACTGGATTATCTGCTGTCAAGATTCAACCTCACTTATGGCAAGAATTAG
- the LOC113645184 gene encoding UPF0676 protein C1494.01-like isoform X1, translated as MPDFCAAFGCSNGRNLKTRQQGITLDMTMAFVPVVDFEVYKLGTSDVTDENLQELCEEIRKAFTDVGFVFLKNTGIEQKEVDHVMDISKKFFLLPEEEKRPYSRGNYTNNGNHEWVSSERESLNPERPGDLKEAFNTTSLKADIVLNKNKEFISVPSIPGTVLINIADLMQRWTSDVFVSALHRVLLPPENDSSTRQALAFFVQPDNDAIIKCCDGSDKYPPVNSLDYLLSRFNLTYGKN; from the exons ATGCCGGACTTTtgtgctgcgtttggatgttcaaacggaagaaatctaaaaaccagacagcaagggattacattagACAT GACAATGGCATTTGTACCTGTGGTTGACTTTGAAGTCTACAAACTTGGTACCAGCGACGTCACTGACGAGAACTTGCAAGAGTTATGCGAAGAAATTCGAAAGGCCTTCACTGATGTGGGGTTTGTGTTTCTCAAAAACACTGGAATAGAGCAGAAAGAG GTGGATCATGTCATGGACATTTCTAAGAAGTTCTTCCTTCTTCCTGAAGAGGAGAAAAGACCCTACAGTAGGGGCAATTACACAAATAATGGCAATCACGAATGGGTGTCCTCCGAAAGAGAAAG TTTAAATCCTGAACGTCCAGGAGACTTGAAGGAGGCCTTTAATACTACATCTCTGAAGGCTGATATA GTATTAAACAAGAATAAGGAGTTTATCTCAGTCCCAAGCATCCCTGGAACAGTGCTGATCAACATCGCAGACCTGATGCAGAGGTGGACCAGTGACGTCTTTGTATCTGCT TTGCACAGAGTTCTACTACCCCCTGAGAATGACTCAAGCACAAGGCAGGCGTTGGCGTTCTTCGTGCAGCCGGATAACGATGCCATCATTAAGTGTTGTGATGGCTCAGACAAATATCCTCCTGTGAACTCACTGGATTATCTGCTGTCAAGATTCAACCTCACTTATGGCAAGAATTAG
- the LOC113645184 gene encoding UPF0676 protein C1494.01-like isoform X4, with product MPDFCAAFGCSNGRNLKTRQQGITLDMTMAFVPVVDFEVYKLGTSDVTDENLQELCEEIRKAFTDVGFVFLKNTGIEQKEVDHVMDISKKFFLLPEEEKRPYSRGNYTNNGNHEWVSSERESLNPERPGDLKEAFNTTSLKADINWPSDGFRDIKVDFFMRCKELSLCVLRVMALSLGLDSEFFLKAHKYIGSKLNTHIFVLLHF from the exons ATGCCGGACTTTtgtgctgcgtttggatgttcaaacggaagaaatctaaaaaccagacagcaagggattacattagACAT GACAATGGCATTTGTACCTGTGGTTGACTTTGAAGTCTACAAACTTGGTACCAGCGACGTCACTGACGAGAACTTGCAAGAGTTATGCGAAGAAATTCGAAAGGCCTTCACTGATGTGGGGTTTGTGTTTCTCAAAAACACTGGAATAGAGCAGAAAGAG GTGGATCATGTCATGGACATTTCTAAGAAGTTCTTCCTTCTTCCTGAAGAGGAGAAAAGACCCTACAGTAGGGGCAATTACACAAATAATGGCAATCACGAATGGGTGTCCTCCGAAAGAGAAAG TTTAAATCCTGAACGTCCAGGAGACTTGAAGGAGGCCTTTAATACTACATCTCTGAAGGCTGATATA AATTGGCCCTCTGATGGTTTTCGTGATATCAAAGTGGACTTTTTCATGCGCTGTAAggagctctctctctgtgtactgaGGGTCATGGCTCTCAGTTTAGGCCTGGATTCAGAGTTTTTTCTCAAAGCACACAAGTACATTGGAAGtaagctgaacacacacatttttgtgttGCTTCATTTTtag
- the LOC125138367 gene encoding UPF0676 protein C1494.01-like has product MAFIPVVDFDVYKLGTSDVTDEKLQELGEEIRKAFTDVGFVFLKNTGIEQKEVDHVMDISKKFFLLPEEEKRPYSRGNYTNNGNHGWVSSERESLNPQRPGDLKEAFNTTSLKADINWPSDGFRDIKVDFFMRCKELSLRVLRVMALSLGLDSEFFLKAHKYIGSDANDTTLRSLYYGPVKAECAKKDQIRCGEHSDYGSITLVFQSQEAGLQVLNKNKEFISVPSIPGTVLINIADLMQRWTSDVFVSAMHRVLLPPENDSSTRQSLVFFVQPDNDAIIKCCDGSDKYPPVNSLDYLLSRFNLTYGKK; this is encoded by the exons ATGGCATTTATACCTGTGGTTGACTTCGATGTCTACAAACTTGGTACCAGCGACGTCACTGACGAGAAATTGCAAGAGTTAGGCGAAGAAATTCGAAAGGCCTTCACTGATGTGGGGTTTGTGTTTCTCAAAAACACTGGAATAGAGCAGAAAGAG GTGGATCATGTCATGGACATTTCTAAGAAGTTCTTCCTTCTTCCTGAAGAGGAGAAAAGACCCTACAGTAGGGGCAATTACACAAATAACGGCAATCACGGATGGGTGTCCTCCGAAAGAGAAAG TTTAAATCCTCAACGTCCAGGAGACTTGAAGGAGGCCTTTAATACTACATCTCTGAAGGCTGATATA AATTGGCCCTCTGATGGTTTTCGTGATATCAAAGTGGACTTTTTCATGCGCTGTAAGGAGCTCTCTCTCCGTGTACTGAGGGTCATGGCTCTCAGTTTAGGCCTGGATTCAGAGTTTTTTCTCAAAGCACACAAGTACATTGGAA GTGATGCTAATGACACCACCCTGCGCTCTCTGTATTATGGTCCGGTGAAGGCTGAGTGTGCGAAGAAAGATCAGATCCGCTGTGGTGAGCACTCAGACTATGGCAGCATCACTCTAGTCTTCCAGAGCCAAGAGGCAGGGCTACAG GTATTAAACAAGAATAAGGAGTTTATCTCAGTCCCAAGCATCCCTGGAACAGTGCTGATCAACATCGCAGACCTGATGCAGAGGTGGACCAGTGACGTCTTTGTATCTGCT ATGCACAGAGTTCTACTACCCCCTGAGAATGACTCAAGCACAAGGCAGTCGTTGGTGTTCTTCGTGCAGCCGGATAACGATGCCATCATTAAGTGTTGTGATGGCTCAGACAAATATCCTCCTGTGAACTCACTGGATTATCTGCTGTCAAGATTCAACCTCACTTATGGCAAGAAATAG